In Candidatus Omnitrophota bacterium, one DNA window encodes the following:
- a CDS encoding ammonium transporter translates to MMNAGDTAWVLISSALVMLMIPGLAFFYGGMVRKKNVLSVLMQCFFILCLISVEWVICGYSLSFAPGKGFWGGVGWLGLNGVGLSPYPDYAATIPHQAFMIFQAMFAIITPALIIGAFAERMKFSAFLSIILIWALFVYNPVCHWIWGIGGWLRGLGALDFAGGTVVHINAGIAALVLASLIGKRKNLDKNIPAPHNMPFVALGTALLWFGWFGFNAGSALAANGIAVNAFVVTNTAAAAAGLSWAVIEWLRNGKPTIFGVCSGAVAGLVAVTPAAGFVSVVPAIIIGFLASVFCFIAVTVIKPKFGYDDSLDAFGVHCVGGIWGALATGLFASKAVNPAGADGLFFGNPHQLLVQFYAVAVTLAYSGVAMFVIYKIVDAVIKVRVSEKAEGIGLDLTQHHEKAYTVLE, encoded by the coding sequence ATGATGAATGCAGGCGATACGGCATGGGTGTTGATCTCATCGGCGCTGGTAATGTTAATGATTCCGGGGCTGGCATTTTTTTACGGCGGTATGGTCAGGAAAAAGAATGTCTTGAGCGTACTTATGCAATGCTTTTTTATACTTTGCCTGATAAGCGTGGAATGGGTGATCTGCGGTTACAGCCTTTCATTTGCCCCGGGTAAAGGGTTTTGGGGCGGGGTGGGATGGCTGGGGTTGAACGGAGTAGGACTGTCCCCTTACCCTGATTACGCGGCCACTATCCCGCATCAGGCATTTATGATATTCCAGGCGATGTTTGCGATCATTACTCCGGCATTGATTATCGGCGCGTTCGCCGAACGGATGAAATTTTCCGCATTCTTAAGCATTATCCTGATCTGGGCTTTATTTGTTTACAACCCGGTCTGCCACTGGATATGGGGAATCGGGGGGTGGTTAAGGGGTCTGGGCGCGCTGGATTTTGCCGGAGGCACTGTCGTGCATATCAATGCCGGTATAGCCGCTTTGGTCCTGGCATCGCTTATCGGGAAAAGGAAAAACCTGGATAAGAATATCCCCGCCCCGCATAATATGCCTTTTGTGGCATTAGGCACAGCGCTGTTATGGTTCGGCTGGTTCGGGTTTAACGCCGGAAGCGCTTTGGCTGCCAATGGCATTGCCGTGAACGCCTTCGTGGTAACTAATACAGCGGCTGCGGCAGCGGGCCTTAGCTGGGCTGTTATAGAGTGGTTACGCAACGGCAAACCTACGATCTTCGGGGTATGCTCGGGAGCGGTAGCAGGATTGGTGGCGGTCACGCCTGCCGCGGGTTTTGTCAGCGTGGTCCCGGCTATAATAATCGGTTTCCTGGCGAGCGTGTTTTGTTTCATCGCGGTAACCGTTATAAAGCCGAAGTTTGGTTATGATGATTCTCTGGATGCCTTCGGCGTTCATTGCGTCGGCGGTATATGGGGAGCTTTGGCAACCGGTTTATTCGCCTCAAAGGCGGTTAATCCCGCAGGCGCGGATGGATTATTTTTCGGCAACCCGCATCAGTTGCTTGTGCAGTTTTACGCGGTAGCGGTGACGTTGGCCTATTCAGGCGTTGCCATGTTCGTGATCTATAAAATAGTGGACGCGGTAATCAAGGTCAGAGTGAGTGAAAAAGCCGAAGGAATAGGCCTTGACCTGACTCAGCACCACGAGAAGGCATATACGGTATTGGAATAA
- a CDS encoding ammonium transporter → MLKRILLMMTAVVGAATLAFAQDPSGAETLAANPMAPVDYVWVLVCGFLVFFMQAGFAMVEAGFCRAKNATNLMAKNVIDFTVASLIFMAFGFALMMGTDYHGLVGISGWFLHGESYDVGKYLMFFWQLVFAGTAATIVSGAIAERLKFKAYFIYSLAVTALIYPIYGHWVWGGGWLSQLPFGIGHVDFAGSGVVHTIGGFVGLAGAIVLGPRFGKFAKDGKPRAIPGHSITLAALGTFILWFGWFGFNPGSTFSAHQLRIAVIAVNTNLAAAAGAAVAILLVFAKTKKWDVGMMLNGCLAGLVAITAPCAWVEAWAAVVIGAIAGALVVGSVYFWEARGVDDPVGAVSVHGINGIWGLIAVGLFADGTYGLGTTSEPLVKGLFYGGGSGQLLAQVIGAVVCAAWAFGLGFVVFKIMDKKFGVRVSPEEELKGLDIIEHGTPAYPNFYNYNN, encoded by the coding sequence ATGTTAAAACGAATATTATTAATGATGACAGCGGTGGTGGGGGCAGCTACTCTGGCCTTTGCCCAGGACCCTTCGGGGGCTGAAACGCTTGCCGCAAATCCGATGGCCCCGGTGGATTATGTCTGGGTCTTGGTCTGCGGTTTCCTGGTTTTCTTTATGCAGGCCGGTTTTGCCATGGTTGAAGCGGGTTTTTGCCGGGCTAAGAATGCCACGAACCTTATGGCTAAGAATGTTATTGATTTCACCGTCGCTTCGCTGATTTTCATGGCTTTTGGGTTCGCCCTTATGATGGGTACCGATTACCACGGGCTGGTGGGAATATCCGGCTGGTTCCTTCACGGCGAGAGTTATGATGTCGGAAAGTACTTAATGTTTTTCTGGCAGCTGGTTTTCGCGGGAACGGCAGCGACGATCGTGTCCGGGGCAATTGCCGAGCGCCTTAAATTCAAAGCGTATTTTATCTACAGCCTTGCCGTAACCGCTCTGATCTATCCTATATATGGCCACTGGGTCTGGGGCGGCGGATGGTTGTCGCAACTGCCTTTTGGCATAGGGCATGTTGATTTCGCGGGTTCGGGAGTAGTGCATACTATCGGCGGTTTTGTAGGGTTGGCAGGAGCTATTGTCTTAGGGCCGAGATTCGGGAAATTTGCCAAGGACGGAAAACCCAGGGCTATTCCCGGCCACAGCATTACGCTGGCGGCATTAGGTACGTTCATTCTATGGTTTGGCTGGTTCGGGTTCAACCCCGGTTCGACGTTCTCGGCGCATCAATTAAGGATCGCCGTTATCGCCGTGAATACAAACCTGGCTGCGGCAGCAGGCGCGGCAGTGGCTATTCTGCTGGTTTTTGCCAAAACAAAGAAATGGGACGTAGGCATGATGTTGAACGGTTGTTTGGCGGGCCTTGTTGCCATAACCGCTCCCTGCGCCTGGGTTGAGGCATGGGCAGCGGTGGTGATCGGCGCGATCGCCGGAGCGCTGGTTGTCGGGAGCGTTTATTTCTGGGAAGCCCGGGGCGTTGACGATCCGGTGGGCGCGGTCAGTGTTCACGGTATCAATGGCATATGGGGTCTTATCGCTGTCGGGCTTTTTGCCGACGGTACCTATGGTTTGGGCACTACTAGTGAGCCCTTGGTGAAAGGGTTATTCTATGGAGGAGGATCCGGACAGCTGTTGGCTCAGGTGATCGGTGCGGTAGTGTGCGCTGCCTGGGCATTCGGGCTGGGATTCGTGGTATTCAAAATAATGGATAAGAAGTTCGGTGTTCGGGTTTCCCCGGAAGAGGAACTAAAAGGGCTGGATATAATAGAGCACGGGACTCCCGCTTATCCTAACTTCTATAACTATAACAATTAG
- a CDS encoding P-II family nitrogen regulator yields the protein MKKIEAIIRSEKVGAVRKALEGVRCSGVTITQVDGHGKQRGTVQKLQGEEFAVGILPKTKIEIIADDRDVRPITAAILDAARTGQIGDGKIFVSNIVEIIRIRTGEKGKRAL from the coding sequence ATGAAAAAGATCGAGGCGATAATCCGTTCGGAGAAAGTAGGGGCTGTGCGCAAGGCCTTGGAAGGGGTGCGCTGCAGCGGGGTTACCATAACCCAGGTGGACGGACACGGCAAGCAAAGGGGCACGGTGCAGAAACTGCAGGGGGAGGAATTTGCGGTCGGGATACTGCCTAAGACCAAGATTGAGATCATTGCCGATGACCGGGATGTGAGGCCGATAACCGCGGCTATCCTGGATGCGGCAAGGACCGGGCAGATCGGCGACGGCAAGATCTTTGTTTCAAATATAGTGGAAATAATCAGGATCAGGACAGGGGAAAAAGGCAAGAGAGCTTTATAG
- a CDS encoding P-II family nitrogen regulator gives MKLIIAIIQPDKLEEVKEELYKSEVNLITVSEVLGHGRQKGIAEVYRGAKETGNLLKKIRMEIAVNDNYVEPTIKAIIGGAKTGETGDGKIFILDLKECIRVRTEERGSIAIG, from the coding sequence ATGAAATTGATCATAGCGATAATTCAGCCGGACAAACTGGAAGAAGTCAAGGAAGAGCTTTATAAGTCCGAGGTGAACCTGATCACGGTAAGCGAGGTGTTGGGCCACGGCCGGCAAAAAGGCATAGCCGAGGTTTATCGGGGCGCTAAAGAAACCGGGAATCTCCTTAAAAAGATCAGGATGGAGATCGCGGTGAACGATAATTATGTTGAACCTACAATAAAGGCGATCATTGGCGGGGCTAAGACCGGGGAAACCGGCGATGGCAAGATCTTTATCCTTGATCTTAAGGAGTGTATCCGCGTGCGCACCGAAGAGCGCGGTTCTATAGCTATAGGATAA
- a CDS encoding sigma-70 family RNA polymerase sigma factor yields MDAYDKLLKRLTPKLKGITYKLNSYLSCADHDDLFQEALLHLWLEFNSGKLVDKTDSYILQGCYFYLRNHIRKAGDKICPLSLDFVLAGEKGEELQPGLYLKDGTAENFRDELNDKLLADTIMNNGLTEREKKLLPFLAEGLTLREIGENLGISHVMVIKMTKVIREKCRKHTDRF; encoded by the coding sequence ATGGACGCTTACGATAAACTCTTAAAAAGGCTTACCCCGAAATTAAAGGGCATAACCTATAAACTGAACAGCTATCTTTCCTGCGCGGATCATGACGATCTTTTTCAGGAGGCCCTGCTGCATCTATGGCTTGAATTCAACTCCGGCAAGCTTGTGGATAAGACCGACAGCTATATATTGCAGGGTTGTTATTTTTATCTGAGGAACCATATCCGTAAAGCCGGCGATAAGATCTGCCCTTTGAGCCTGGATTTTGTCCTCGCAGGCGAAAAAGGAGAAGAATTGCAGCCGGGGTTGTATCTGAAGGATGGAACCGCGGAAAACTTCCGCGATGAGCTTAACGATAAGCTGCTGGCTGATACTATAATGAATAACGGCTTGACTGAACGGGAGAAGAAGCTTTTGCCTTTTCTCGCCGAGGGATTAACCTTGAGGGAGATCGGCGAGAACCTGGGCATATCGCACGTTATGGTCATTAAAATGACCAAAGTGATCCGCGAAAAATGCCGTAAACATACAGACAGATTTTAG
- a CDS encoding P-II family nitrogen regulator has product MKKIEAVIRVEKLDDMVEALERIGCPGMMITRIEGHGRQKGLVEQFRGREYKVNFLPKIKIEAVVKDADVEKVIKTITDNARTGEIGDGKIFIYPVDNAVRIRTGEKGEGAI; this is encoded by the coding sequence ATGAAAAAGATAGAAGCTGTGATCCGCGTGGAAAAACTGGATGATATGGTCGAGGCCCTGGAAAGGATCGGGTGCCCCGGGATGATGATCACCCGTATTGAAGGGCACGGCCGGCAGAAAGGACTGGTAGAGCAATTCAGGGGCAGAGAGTATAAAGTGAATTTCCTGCCAAAGATAAAGATCGAGGCCGTGGTCAAAGATGCCGATGTCGAGAAGGTCATTAAGACCATAACTGATAATGCCAGGACCGGCGAGATCGGTGACGGGAAGATATTTATTTATCCCGTTGATAATGCTGTGCGCATCCGCACCGGCGAGAAAGGCGAAGGCGCGATATAA